A portion of the Cryptomeria japonica chromosome 5, Sugi_1.0, whole genome shotgun sequence genome contains these proteins:
- the LOC131035294 gene encoding 2-acetamido-2-deoxy-D-galactose-binding seed lectin 2-like has product MACAGNIRFAFPPQTEDINVEEDAEFEGDKIQLTINQEWSGGRAIYNKPVPQWDKSSWALANFTSYFQFVIGNTTDLFGDGLAFFMAPFDSKIPENSKGEWLGLFNETTNGGFSNRVVAVEFDTYKNDHDPDGNHVGIDVNSITSVKQVSLSSEREFLSNTLNNGTITWDAWVDYDGSTKQLQVFLLFTDSSSDLNVISKPTSPILTYHIDLRQYIPEMIGVGISASTGTYYETHTVKAWNFSCAYSWDISSPPPASNIPSSSPPHTNSSIPPSNIPSSVPSDKVSSPSRTQNSSQKIILLSLVCLVGILCLLVIAVWCYFKKRATRPDNPGEEGDRELDGQFAQGQKCVLGLKFQCKAGGFWSSKRGRT; this is encoded by the coding sequence ATGGCATGCGCAGGAAACATTAGATTTGCTTTCCCTCCCCAAACAGAAGATATCAACGTAGAAGAGGATGCCGAGTTTGAAGGGGACaaaatacaactcaccataaatcAAGAATGGAGCGGAGGCAGAGCCATTTACAACAAACCAGTTCCTCAATGGGACAAATCTTCTTGGGCTCTCGCAAATTTTACATCATATTTTCAGTTTGTTATCGGCAACACCACGGATTTATTCGGTGACGGACTCGCTTTCTTTATGGCCCCTTTCGACTCTAAAATACCAGAAAATTCTAAGGGCGAATGGCTGGGCCTCTTTAACGAAACCACAAATGGTGGTTTTTCAAATCGTGTAGTGGCTGTCGAATTCGACACATATAAGAACGATCATGACCCGGATGGTAACCATGTCGGAATAGACGTCAATTCAATTACTTCCGTGAAGCAGGTTTCGCTTAGCAGTGAACGTGAATTCCTCAGCAACACTCTCAATAATGGAACGATAACTTGGGACGCGTGGGTAGATTACGATGGCAGTACAAAGCAGTTACAGGTATTTCTTTTGTTTACTGACTCTTCTTCTGATCTCAATGTTATTTCTAAACCCACAAGCCCTATTTTGACTTATCACATAGATCTGCGTCAATATATTCCGGAGATGATCGGGGTTGGCATCTCTGCATCCACCGGAACCTATTATGAAACCCACACAGTCAAGGCCTGGAATTTTTCTTGTGCATATTCGTGggatatctcctctcctccccctgCGAGCAATATTCCCTCTTCTTCCCCGCCACATACAAATTCATCAATCCCTCCGAGCAATATTCCCTCTTCTGTCCCGTCAGATAAAGTTTCCTCGCCATCAAGAACTCAAAATAGTAGTCAGAAAATTATCTTGTTATCCTTGGTTTGCCTCGTGGGCATATTATGTCTTTTGGTAATTGCCGTCTGGTGTTATTTCAAAAAGAGAGCAACGAGGCCGGATAATCCAGGTGAGGAAGGAGACAGAGAGCTGGACGGACAGTTCGCTCAAGGCCAGAAATGTGTTCTTGGACTCAAATTTCAATGCAAAGCTGGAGGATTTTGGTCTAGCAAGCGGGGTAGAACCTGA